A window from Pseudomonas sp. Tri1 encodes these proteins:
- a CDS encoding M48 family metallopeptidase — translation MNKILMVSALSAGLLLAGCQSVNTTSGGAVGVERKQYMFSMLSTDEVNQMYAQSYQKTMGEASAKGVLDKTSSDAKRIQVIADRLIAQAPIFRPDSAQWNWEVNLIKSDELNANCGPGGKIMFYTGLIDQLKLTDAEIAAIMGHEIAHALREHGREAMSKAYGIEMAKQGAGALFGLGQDSLALADTVANYGMTLPNSRGNENEADLIGLELAARAGYDPNAAITLWNKMSKASEGAPPEFMSTHPSSSSRIASLQAAIPKVMPLYQQAKK, via the coding sequence ATGAACAAGATTTTGATGGTGAGTGCATTGAGCGCAGGGTTGCTGCTTGCCGGTTGCCAGTCGGTCAACACCACCAGCGGTGGGGCCGTGGGCGTTGAGCGCAAACAGTACATGTTCAGCATGCTGTCGACTGATGAGGTCAACCAGATGTATGCGCAGTCCTATCAGAAGACCATGGGCGAGGCGAGCGCCAAGGGTGTGCTGGACAAGACCAGTAGCGATGCCAAGCGTATCCAGGTCATCGCTGACCGGCTGATTGCCCAGGCCCCGATATTCCGTCCGGATTCGGCGCAATGGAACTGGGAAGTGAACCTGATCAAGAGCGACGAGCTCAACGCCAACTGTGGTCCTGGCGGCAAGATCATGTTTTACACTGGCTTGATCGACCAGCTTAAGCTGACTGACGCTGAAATCGCGGCGATCATGGGCCATGAAATCGCCCACGCCCTGCGTGAGCATGGTCGTGAGGCGATGTCCAAGGCCTATGGCATCGAGATGGCCAAGCAGGGCGCCGGTGCCTTGTTCGGCCTGGGCCAGGATAGCCTGGCGTTGGCCGACACCGTTGCCAACTACGGCATGACCCTGCCCAACAGCCGCGGCAACGAGAACGAAGCCGACCTGATCGGCCTTGAACTGGCCGCCCGGGCCGGTTACGACCCGAATGCCGCGATCACCTTGTGGAACAAGATGAGCAAGGCATCGGAAGGGGCGCCACCGGAGTTCATGAGCACTCACCCTTCGTCGAGCAGCCGGATCGCTTCGTTGCAGGCGGCGATTCCAAAGGTGATGCCGCTTTATCAGCAGGCCAAGAAGTAA
- a CDS encoding DUF2007 domain-containing protein: MRRIYELENLMEGELLQGMLASEGITAHLVGRDLLGGAGELPMQGLLGLAVEDDQAQYARELIAEYNAALPLPGDEPDSYPGTLVC, encoded by the coding sequence ATGCGACGAATCTACGAGCTGGAAAATCTGATGGAAGGCGAGTTGCTGCAAGGCATGCTCGCCAGCGAAGGCATCACGGCGCACCTGGTGGGCCGCGATCTGCTGGGCGGTGCCGGGGAACTGCCGATGCAGGGGTTGCTGGGGCTGGCGGTGGAGGATGATCAGGCGCAATACGCCCGGGAGTTGATCGCCGAGTACAATGCCGCGCTGCCGTTGCCAGGCGATGAACCGGACAGTTACCCCGGCACGCTGGTCTGCTAG
- a CDS encoding methyl-accepting chemotaxis protein, which yields MKFKSIQSSVAALAGAIVLSVVGALVLYALFAGARTQDMVQQRTKAQFEQLIEQRLSALARTQASLIQRELEAPLLLARGLATSNALMGMNGKDGNPQLKVPREQMISLLRETVVRNPKILGAYIAWEPNAIDHDDASYVNSQVLGMETNGRFLPWWFRNQDGTLGLEKLADVTDQKLLSTGIRASEYYLCSQDSKKACVIDPAPYRVGDTMTMLASFIEPIMIDGKFQGIVGADLSVNFIQDMLVAADGKLYGGAGEMALLSSNNRLVAFTKDPSKLGEKASDLLDTSELDNLAKLGVGEVRYDIDEEHGHIEVYMPFGIGETTARWTLMLQLPLNAVMADLQALQQDLDHQRQADIFGMAMVGLVIAGIGLLVIWLVGHGIARPLKQMVAMLDDIAQGEGDLTRRLVSDRADELGAIARGFNTFLSKLQGMITQVVTSVQSVSDSSEHTADIAIRTNQGVHKQMSEIDQVATAVHEMTATAQDVARNATQAAQAASHADQAASQGMQIVRDTSTSIGALAVEIGKAVGVVQTLAKDSENINAILTAIRGIAEQTNLLALNAAIEAARAGEQGRGFAVVADEVRNLAQKTQQATEEIQSMIQQLQQGTRDVVRVMEDSQQRTDESVQHAAKAAQALETITQAVSVINDMNTQIASAAEEQSAVADDINRNVINIGQVANEVASGADESSAASAGLTKLAEQQRRLINQFRV from the coding sequence ATGAAATTCAAATCGATCCAGTCTTCCGTGGCCGCCCTGGCCGGTGCCATCGTGCTCAGCGTGGTCGGCGCTCTGGTGCTATACGCGCTGTTTGCCGGCGCCCGCACCCAGGACATGGTGCAACAGCGGACCAAGGCGCAGTTCGAGCAGCTCATCGAGCAACGCCTCAGCGCACTGGCCCGCACCCAGGCCAGCCTGATCCAACGGGAGCTGGAGGCGCCGCTGTTGCTCGCCCGTGGCCTGGCCACCAGCAATGCCTTGATGGGCATGAACGGTAAGGATGGCAACCCGCAACTGAAGGTGCCCCGCGAGCAGATGATCAGCCTGCTGCGCGAAACCGTGGTGCGCAATCCGAAGATCCTCGGCGCCTACATCGCCTGGGAGCCGAACGCCATCGACCACGACGACGCCAGTTATGTGAACAGCCAGGTGTTGGGCATGGAAACCAACGGGCGCTTCCTGCCGTGGTGGTTTCGCAATCAGGACGGCACCCTGGGCCTGGAAAAACTCGCCGACGTGACCGACCAGAAACTGCTCTCCACCGGCATCCGCGCCAGCGAGTACTACCTGTGCTCCCAGGACAGCAAGAAAGCCTGTGTGATCGACCCGGCGCCCTACCGCGTCGGCGACACCATGACCATGCTCGCCTCGTTCATCGAGCCGATCATGATCGATGGCAAGTTCCAAGGCATCGTCGGGGCCGACCTGTCGGTGAACTTCATCCAGGACATGCTCGTTGCCGCTGACGGCAAGCTGTACGGCGGTGCTGGGGAAATGGCCCTGCTCTCCAGTAATAACCGGCTGGTGGCCTTTACCAAGGACCCGAGCAAACTGGGGGAAAAGGCCAGCGACCTGCTCGACACCAGCGAGTTGGATAACCTGGCCAAACTCGGCGTCGGCGAAGTGCGTTACGACATCGATGAAGAGCACGGGCATATCGAGGTGTACATGCCGTTTGGCATCGGCGAGACCACCGCCCGCTGGACGCTGATGCTGCAACTGCCACTGAATGCGGTGATGGCCGACCTGCAGGCGTTGCAGCAGGACCTTGACCATCAGCGCCAGGCCGACATCTTTGGCATGGCGATGGTGGGCCTGGTGATTGCCGGTATCGGCCTGCTGGTGATCTGGCTGGTGGGCCACGGCATTGCCCGACCGCTCAAGCAAATGGTGGCGATGCTCGATGACATCGCCCAGGGCGAAGGCGACCTGACCCGCCGTCTGGTGAGCGACCGCGCCGACGAACTGGGCGCGATTGCCAGGGGCTTCAACACCTTTCTGAGCAAGTTGCAGGGGATGATTACCCAGGTAGTGACCTCGGTGCAGAGCGTCAGTGACTCGTCCGAGCACACCGCCGACATCGCGATCCGCACCAACCAGGGCGTGCACAAGCAGATGTCGGAGATCGATCAGGTCGCCACCGCCGTCCACGAAATGACCGCCACCGCCCAGGACGTGGCCCGCAACGCGACCCAGGCTGCCCAGGCCGCCAGTCACGCCGACCAGGCCGCCAGCCAGGGCATGCAGATCGTGCGGGATACCTCCACCTCCATCGGTGCCCTGGCCGTGGAGATCGGCAAGGCCGTCGGCGTGGTGCAGACCCTGGCCAAGGACAGCGAGAACATCAACGCAATCCTCACCGCCATCCGCGGGATCGCCGAACAGACCAATCTGCTGGCCCTCAACGCCGCCATCGAAGCCGCCCGGGCCGGTGAACAGGGGCGTGGTTTTGCGGTGGTCGCCGACGAAGTGCGCAACCTGGCACAAAAGACCCAGCAAGCCACGGAAGAAATCCAGTCGATGATCCAGCAACTGCAACAAGGCACCCGCGATGTGGTGCGGGTAATGGAAGACAGCCAGCAGCGCACCGATGAAAGCGTGCAGCACGCGGCGAAAGCGGCCCAGGCCCTGGAAACCATCACTCAGGCGGTGTCGGTAATCAACGACATGAACACCCAGATAGCCAGCGCCGCCGAGGAACAAAGCGCCGTGGCCGATGACATCAACCGTAACGTGATCAACATCGGGCAAGTGGCGAACGAAGTGGCGAGCGGCGCCGACGAGTCCAGCGCCGCCAGTGCCGGGTTGACCAAATTGGCGGAGCAGCAGCGACGGTTGATCAATCAGTTCAGGGTCTGA
- a CDS encoding SOS response-associated peptidase, with protein MCGRYALFRWNPAFAALPGFPADQKAQWNISPNDSVLMLRAGVEGRRELARARWGLTPPWLTDLSRTPAHARAETVAEQPMFREALRQRRCLLPANGFYEWRGGTRKRPYWLTPGEGSSLFFAAIWEAYPVQEQVWLSTAVITQTAAGQRRPLILDEEGQRLWLDPETPLHTLQGLLASEPAPLRERVLANMVNDPKLNGPECLTPA; from the coding sequence ATGTGTGGACGTTATGCCCTGTTTCGCTGGAACCCCGCCTTCGCGGCCTTGCCCGGCTTTCCTGCCGATCAGAAGGCCCAATGGAATATTTCGCCCAACGATTCGGTGCTGATGCTGCGCGCCGGCGTCGAGGGGCGGCGCGAATTGGCCCGGGCTCGTTGGGGGCTGACGCCGCCGTGGTTGACCGACCTGTCCCGCACCCCGGCCCATGCCCGGGCCGAAACCGTGGCCGAACAACCGATGTTCCGTGAAGCCTTGCGTCAGCGTCGTTGCCTGCTGCCGGCCAACGGTTTCTACGAATGGCGCGGCGGCACGCGCAAGCGGCCGTACTGGCTGACGCCGGGGGAGGGTTCGTCGTTGTTTTTCGCGGCGATCTGGGAGGCCTATCCGGTGCAGGAGCAGGTGTGGCTGAGCACAGCGGTCATCACCCAGACGGCGGCGGGTCAGCGCCGGCCATTGATCCTGGACGAAGAGGGCCAGCGCCTGTGGCTCGACCCCGAGACGCCACTGCATACCTTGCAAGGGCTGCTGGCCAGTGAACCGGCGCCATTGCGTGAGCGGGTGCTGGCCAACATGGTCAATGACCCGAAGCTCAATGGGCCGGAGTGCCTGACTCCGGCTTGA
- a CDS encoding class I SAM-dependent methyltransferase: MDPRSEVLLRQAELFQGSVLLAGLPADDLLGRLPEAHGWCWHAGDQAALDARFPERSQFGVNVPERGFDTAVVFLPKAKDLTDYILNAVAARLAGREVYLVGEKRSGIEGASKQLNPFGKPRKLDSARHCQLWQVTVADAPEAKPLESLAQTYELPLAEGPLKVISLPGVFSHGRLDRGSALLLEHLDKLPSGHLLDFGCGAGVLGAAVKRRYPHNTVTLLDVDAFAAASSRLTLAANGLEAEVLTGDGIDAAPMGLSAILSNPPFHVGVHTDYQATENLLRKAAKHLKNGGELRLVANSFLKYQPLIEEHLGVCAIKAEGQGFRIYRAKRG; encoded by the coding sequence ATGGATCCGCGCAGTGAAGTACTGCTTCGTCAGGCCGAGTTATTCCAGGGTTCGGTCTTGCTGGCCGGCCTGCCCGCCGACGATCTGCTCGGTCGCCTGCCCGAGGCCCATGGCTGGTGCTGGCACGCCGGCGATCAGGCGGCGCTGGACGCCCGTTTTCCCGAGCGCAGCCAGTTTGGCGTGAACGTCCCAGAGCGTGGGTTCGACACCGCCGTGGTGTTCCTGCCCAAGGCCAAGGACCTGACCGATTACATCCTCAATGCCGTGGCCGCGCGCCTGGCCGGGCGCGAGGTGTACCTGGTGGGGGAAAAACGGAGCGGCATCGAGGGCGCGTCCAAGCAACTCAACCCGTTCGGCAAGCCGCGCAAGCTCGACAGCGCACGGCATTGCCAGTTATGGCAGGTCACCGTCGCCGATGCGCCCGAGGCCAAGCCGCTGGAAAGCCTGGCCCAAACCTACGAGTTGCCCCTGGCCGAAGGCCCACTGAAGGTCATCAGCCTGCCGGGGGTGTTCAGCCATGGCCGCCTGGATCGCGGCAGTGCACTGCTGTTGGAGCACCTGGATAAACTGCCCAGCGGCCATTTGCTGGACTTCGGTTGCGGGGCTGGCGTACTGGGGGCGGCGGTCAAGCGGCGCTACCCGCACAACACTGTGACGCTGCTGGATGTGGACGCGTTCGCCGCCGCCAGCAGCCGCCTGACCCTGGCCGCCAACGGCCTGGAAGCCGAGGTGCTGACCGGCGACGGTATCGACGCCGCACCGATGGGCTTGAGTGCGATCCTGAGCAACCCACCGTTTCATGTCGGCGTGCACACCGATTACCAGGCCACGGAAAACCTGTTGCGAAAAGCGGCCAAACATCTGAAAAACGGCGGCGAACTGCGATTGGTGGCGAACAGCTTCCTCAAGTACCAGCCTCTGATCGAGGAGCATTTGGGCGTGTGTGCGATCAAGGCCGAGGGTCAGGGTTTTCGTATCTACCGAGCCAAGCGCGGCTGA
- a CDS encoding CPXCG motif-containing cysteine-rich protein yields the protein MLETALYECPYCGEEVETSVDLSGGDQTYIEDCQVCCRPITFVLQVHGEEWHLEVFSENE from the coding sequence ATGCTGGAAACCGCTCTGTATGAATGTCCGTATTGTGGCGAGGAAGTGGAGACTTCGGTGGATCTGTCCGGTGGCGATCAGACCTACATCGAGGACTGCCAGGTCTGCTGCCGCCCGATAACCTTCGTGTTGCAGGTCCATGGTGAAGAGTGGCATCTCGAGGTCTTTAGCGAAAACGAGTGA
- a CDS encoding TMEM165/GDT1 family protein, producing the protein MLDSLLVPTAIVALAEIGDKTQLLALILAARFRKPWPIIAGIVAATLANHAAAGAVGAWVSGFFSNAVLHWILAASFTATALWTLVPDKLDDEEANTARKFGPFVTTLIAFFLAEIGDKTQIATVMLAAQYPELWLVIIGTTVGMLIANVPVVLAGNFAAEKLPLTLIRRLAASAFFVLAIVAVYKAMQSSGWV; encoded by the coding sequence ATGCTGGACTCTCTCCTCGTACCTACCGCTATCGTTGCGCTGGCCGAAATCGGCGACAAGACGCAATTGCTCGCGCTCATCCTTGCGGCTCGCTTTCGCAAACCCTGGCCGATCATTGCCGGCATCGTTGCCGCGACCCTGGCCAACCATGCCGCAGCCGGGGCGGTGGGGGCCTGGGTCAGCGGGTTTTTCTCCAACGCGGTCTTGCACTGGATCCTGGCAGCAAGCTTCACGGCCACCGCGCTATGGACCCTGGTCCCGGACAAGCTGGACGACGAAGAAGCCAATACGGCGCGCAAGTTCGGCCCCTTCGTCACCACGCTGATTGCGTTCTTCCTCGCGGAAATCGGCGACAAGACCCAGATCGCCACGGTGATGCTCGCCGCGCAATACCCGGAGCTGTGGCTGGTGATCATTGGCACCACCGTGGGCATGCTGATTGCCAACGTGCCGGTAGTACTGGCGGGCAATTTCGCCGCCGAGAAGCTGCCCCTGACGCTGATCCGCCGCCTGGCCGCCTCGGCATTTTTCGTCCTGGCAATCGTGGCGGTGTACAAGGCGATGCAGAGCAGTGGGTGGGTTTGA
- a CDS encoding 2-hydroxyacid dehydrogenase, with amino-acid sequence MTNTARAVFLDHPSLDLGDLDLAPLRNCFGELQLFARTTPDQVTERLKGATVAITNKVVIDAAAMAASPELKLILISATGTNNVDLVAARQHGITVCNCQGYGTPSVAQHTIMLLLNLATRLADYQKAVGEGRWQQASQFCLLDYPIVELQGKTLGLLGHGELGSAVARLAEAFGMRVLLGQVPGRPARPDRVPLEQLLPQVDALTLHCPLNEHTRHFIGARELALLKPGAFVVNTARGGLIDEQALAEALRNGHLGGAATDVLSVEPPTLGNPLLAADIPRLIVTPHNAWGSREARQRIVGQLTENAQGFFSAAARRVVS; translated from the coding sequence TGGCCCCGTTGCGCAATTGCTTCGGCGAACTGCAGTTGTTTGCCCGGACCACACCGGATCAGGTGACCGAACGGCTCAAGGGCGCCACAGTGGCGATCACCAACAAAGTCGTGATCGACGCGGCTGCGATGGCCGCCAGCCCTGAGCTGAAACTGATCCTGATCAGCGCCACCGGCACCAACAATGTCGACCTGGTCGCCGCCCGCCAACACGGCATTACGGTGTGCAATTGCCAGGGCTACGGCACGCCGTCGGTGGCCCAGCACACAATCATGTTGCTGCTGAACCTCGCGACGCGCCTGGCCGACTATCAGAAAGCCGTGGGCGAAGGTCGTTGGCAACAGGCCTCGCAGTTCTGCCTGCTGGACTATCCGATTGTCGAACTGCAAGGCAAAACCCTTGGCTTGCTGGGGCATGGCGAACTGGGCAGCGCCGTCGCGCGATTGGCCGAAGCCTTTGGCATGCGCGTGCTGCTGGGGCAGGTTCCCGGGCGCCCTGCCCGCCCTGACCGCGTGCCGCTGGAGCAACTGCTGCCGCAAGTCGATGCGCTGACCCTGCATTGCCCACTCAACGAACACACCCGACACTTCATCGGTGCCCGGGAATTGGCGCTGCTCAAACCCGGCGCCTTTGTGGTCAACACCGCCCGTGGCGGCCTGATCGACGAACAGGCCCTGGCCGAGGCACTGCGCAACGGCCATCTGGGCGGCGCAGCCACCGACGTGCTGAGCGTGGAGCCGCCGACCCTGGGCAACCCGTTGCTGGCCGCCGACATTCCCCGACTGATCGTCACGCCCCACAACGCCTGGGGCAGCCGCGAGGCGCGGCAACGGATCGTCGGTCAACTGACCGAAAACGCCCAGGGCTTTTTCAGCGCTGCAGCGCGGCGGGTCGTCAGTTGA
- the mqo gene encoding malate dehydrogenase (quinone), whose translation MAHNEAVDVVLVGAGIMSATLAVLLKELDPAISLEVVELMDSGAAESSNPWNNAGTGHAGLCELNYTPQAADGSVDIKKAVHINTQFEVSKQFWTYLTKKGTFGSSKSFIAPVPHLSFVQGEKGVAFLKKRFELMRQHHAFADMEYTEDKATMAEWMPLMMPGRPTDEVIAATRVMKGTDVNFGALTNQLLKHLTSAPDTQVKYCKRVTGLKRNGSGWTVSIKDVNSGGSREVDAKFVFLGAGGAALPLLQASGIEESKGFGGFPVSGQWLRCDNPEVVKHHQAKVYSQAAVGSPPMSVPHLDTRVVDGKKSLLFGPYAGFTTKFLKHGSIMDLPLSVRAGNIGPMLAVARDNMDLTKYLISEVMQSMEQRLESLRRFYPEAKAEDWRLEVAGQRVQIIKKDPKKGGVLQFGTELVAAKDGTLAALLGASPGASVTVSIMLELIERCFPDKAKGEWAAKLAHIFPAREKVLETDAALYHKISTQNNIALELVEDNKAQSYA comes from the coding sequence ATGGCGCATAACGAAGCAGTCGATGTAGTTCTGGTAGGGGCCGGCATCATGAGTGCCACCCTGGCCGTACTGCTCAAGGAGCTCGACCCCGCGATCTCGCTGGAAGTCGTCGAGCTGATGGATTCCGGTGCCGCGGAGAGTTCCAACCCATGGAACAACGCCGGTACCGGCCACGCCGGGCTGTGTGAACTCAATTACACGCCCCAGGCTGCCGATGGCAGTGTCGACATCAAGAAAGCCGTGCACATCAACACCCAGTTCGAGGTGTCGAAGCAGTTCTGGACGTATCTGACTAAAAAAGGCACGTTCGGCTCATCCAAATCCTTCATCGCCCCGGTGCCACACCTGAGTTTCGTGCAGGGTGAGAAAGGTGTGGCGTTCCTGAAGAAGCGCTTCGAACTGATGCGCCAGCATCACGCCTTCGCCGACATGGAGTACACCGAAGACAAGGCCACCATGGCCGAGTGGATGCCGCTGATGATGCCAGGCCGGCCGACTGACGAAGTCATCGCCGCCACCCGCGTCATGAAGGGCACCGACGTCAACTTCGGCGCCCTGACCAATCAGTTGCTCAAGCACCTGACCAGCGCTCCGGATACCCAGGTCAAGTACTGCAAGCGCGTCACCGGCCTCAAGCGCAACGGCAGTGGCTGGACCGTGAGCATCAAGGACGTCAATTCCGGCGGCAGCCGCGAAGTCGATGCCAAGTTCGTGTTCCTTGGCGCCGGGGGCGCGGCGTTGCCGTTGCTGCAAGCCTCGGGCATCGAAGAGAGCAAGGGTTTCGGCGGCTTCCCGGTCAGCGGCCAGTGGTTGCGTTGCGACAACCCGGAAGTGGTCAAGCACCACCAGGCCAAGGTCTACAGCCAGGCCGCGGTGGGCTCGCCGCCGATGTCGGTGCCGCACCTGGACACCCGTGTGGTCGATGGCAAGAAATCCCTGCTGTTCGGGCCCTACGCCGGCTTCACCACCAAGTTCCTCAAGCACGGCTCGATCATGGACCTGCCCTTGTCGGTACGCGCCGGCAATATCGGCCCGATGCTGGCCGTGGCCCGGGACAACATGGACCTGACCAAGTATCTGATCAGCGAAGTGATGCAGTCCATGGAACAACGTTTGGAATCCCTGCGGCGCTTCTACCCCGAAGCGAAAGCCGAGGACTGGCGCCTGGAAGTGGCCGGCCAACGTGTGCAGATCATCAAGAAGGATCCGAAGAAAGGCGGAGTCCTGCAGTTCGGCACCGAGCTGGTGGCGGCCAAGGACGGTACCCTCGCCGCCCTGCTCGGCGCCTCGCCAGGCGCTTCGGTGACCGTTTCGATCATGCTGGAACTGATCGAGCGCTGCTTCCCGGACAAGGCCAAGGGTGAGTGGGCGGCCAAGCTCGCACACATCTTCCCGGCCCGGGAAAAAGTGCTGGAAACCGACGCGGCGCTGTATCACAAGATCAGCACGCAGAACAACATCGCGCTGGAACTGGTCGAAGACAACAAGGCTCAAAGTTACGCCTGA
- a CDS encoding YajG family lipoprotein, which translates to MLQRLLFGLIAVTSLTLVGCAHSPQQLNPEPTLNAQLAPVGRGQPVVVRVVDGRPSPTLGTRGGLYPETSVITVQGAQILPKLQAQAEAAVRLLGFTPTANAMNAPQLTVTLAELKYQSPKEGMYVTEATIGATFRSDVQNANRRYSGRYGASLDQRFGMAPNQETNTKLVSDVLSDALTRLFKDPTIGQVLAE; encoded by the coding sequence ATGTTGCAACGCCTGTTGTTCGGTTTGATCGCTGTGACCAGTCTGACCCTCGTCGGCTGCGCCCACAGCCCGCAACAACTTAACCCGGAGCCCACCCTCAATGCCCAACTGGCGCCTGTAGGTCGTGGCCAACCGGTGGTGGTGCGGGTCGTGGATGGTCGTCCGTCGCCGACGCTCGGTACTCGCGGCGGGTTGTATCCGGAAACCAGCGTGATCACGGTGCAAGGCGCGCAGATCCTGCCCAAGTTGCAGGCCCAGGCTGAAGCGGCGGTGCGTTTGCTGGGCTTCACCCCCACCGCGAACGCCATGAATGCACCGCAGTTGACCGTCACCCTGGCTGAACTCAAGTACCAGTCGCCCAAGGAGGGCATGTACGTGACCGAAGCCACCATCGGCGCGACCTTCCGCTCCGATGTGCAGAACGCCAACCGCCGCTACAGCGGTCGTTACGGTGCTTCCCTGGACCAGCGTTTCGGCATGGCACCTAACCAGGAAACCAACACCAAGCTGGTCAGCGATGTGTTGAGCGATGCCCTCACCCGGCTGTTCAAAGACCCGACCATTGGTCAGGTGCTGGCTGAGTAA
- a CDS encoding 1-acyl-sn-glycerol-3-phosphate acyltransferase has translation MMGEFDAIRPYDDSEVPAVLARLLGDKAFLDILTHFRFPRLAGPFGWMLKPLIAQRLRREFAGVTSVATLQDKVEFYVDHTIERATDGVTYTGVEQFKSGSAYLFIANHRDIVMDPAFVNYAVYHAGLPTPRIAIGDNLLQKPFVSDLMRLNKSFIVHRSITGRREKMAAYQLLSAYINHSIRNDCASIWIAQAEGRAKDGDDRTESAILKMFHMSRKDEPFGEVIRSLNLTPVSISYEYDPCDQAKARELYIRATTGTYTKAPGEDDVSIAKGITGYKGRVHVNFAAPITELFEDTKQLALEMDRQILGGYRLFPVHYLAYAQWANADPQLQVPTAAEVFDAEELAKAQEEWQRRLDACPEEHRPYLVQQYATPVRNQYRVKAGLAL, from the coding sequence ATGATGGGCGAATTCGATGCCATCCGACCTTACGACGACAGCGAAGTCCCAGCGGTGCTGGCACGGCTGCTCGGCGACAAGGCGTTTCTAGATATCCTCACCCACTTCCGCTTCCCGCGCCTGGCCGGCCCCTTCGGCTGGATGCTCAAACCTCTTATAGCGCAAAGATTGCGTCGTGAGTTCGCCGGTGTGACTTCAGTCGCCACTTTGCAGGATAAGGTGGAGTTCTATGTCGACCACACCATTGAGCGCGCCACCGATGGCGTGACCTACACCGGAGTGGAGCAATTCAAGTCCGGCAGTGCGTACCTGTTCATCGCCAACCACCGCGACATCGTGATGGACCCGGCCTTCGTCAACTACGCCGTGTACCACGCTGGCCTGCCGACGCCGCGCATCGCCATTGGCGATAATCTGCTGCAAAAGCCCTTTGTCAGCGACCTGATGCGCCTGAACAAGAGCTTCATCGTGCACCGCTCCATCACCGGACGGCGGGAAAAAATGGCGGCGTACCAGTTGCTGTCGGCCTACATCAACCATTCGATCCGCAACGATTGCGCGTCCATCTGGATCGCCCAGGCCGAAGGTCGGGCCAAGGACGGCGACGACCGTACCGAGTCGGCGATCCTCAAGATGTTCCACATGAGCCGCAAGGACGAGCCGTTTGGCGAGGTGATTCGGTCGCTGAACCTCACACCGGTGTCGATCAGCTACGAATACGACCCGTGCGACCAGGCCAAGGCCCGCGAGTTGTACATCCGCGCCACCACCGGCACCTACACCAAGGCGCCGGGCGAGGACGACGTGAGCATCGCCAAGGGCATCACCGGCTACAAGGGGCGTGTCCACGTGAACTTCGCCGCGCCGATCACCGAGCTCTTCGAGGACACCAAGCAATTGGCCCTGGAGATGGACCGGCAGATTCTCGGCGGTTATCGGCTGTTCCCGGTGCACTACCTGGCCTACGCCCAATGGGCCAACGCCGACCCGCAATTGCAGGTGCCAACGGCAGCCGAAGTGTTTGACGCCGAGGAATTGGCCAAGGCCCAGGAAGAATGGCAACGCCGGCTGGATGCTTGTCCGGAAGAACACCGGCCGTACCTGGTGCAGCAATACGCGACACCGGTGCGTAATCAGTATCGGGTCAAGGCGGGGTTGGCGCTGTAA